Below is a genomic region from Actinomyces weissii.
ATGCGCTGCGCCTCCCCGCCTGACAGGGTCCCCGCCGCCCGGGCCAGGCTCAGGTAGTCCAGCCCCACGTCCACCAGGAAGCCCAGGCGGGTACTGATCTCCGTGAGCACCGAGCCAGCGATCTGGGCCGCCTGGCCACTCAGGCGCAGGTCACCCAGGAAGTCGCGGGCCTCCAGGATCGACAGCTCGCACAGGGCCGCGATGGACAGGTCCCCCACCCGCACCGCCAGCACCTCCGGCTTGAGCCGGGCCCCGGCGCAGTCCGGGCAGGGCACCTCCCGCATATAGCCCTGGTAGCGCTCCTTGGACCACTCCGACTCGGTCTCGTCGTGCTTGCGCATCACGTAGTCCAGCACGCCCTCGAAGCCGGAGGAGTAGACCCGCTCCCGGCCCCAGCGGTTGCGGTACTTGACCTTGACCTCGTAGTCCTTGCCGCGCAGGATCGCGTCCTTGGCCCGCTGCGGCAAGGCGCGCCAGGGCATGTCCACGCTGAAGCCCAGCTCCTCCCCCAGGGCCTGCAGCTGGCGGGTGAAGTAGTCCTGGTGGGTGGTCCAGGGGGCGATCGCGCCCTGCGCCAGGGTGAGCTCCTCATCAGGCACCACCAGCTCGGGGTCCACCTCCAGGCGGGAGCCCAGGCCGGTGCAGGTGGGGCAGGCGCCGTAGGGGGCGTTGAAGGAGAAGGTGCGCGGCTCGATCTCGTCCAGCTGCAGGGGGTGCTGGTTGGGGCAGGCGCGCTTCTCCGAGAAGCGGGTCTCCCGCTCCGGGTCCTGCGGGTCTCGGTCCACCTGCTCGATGACCACCAGGCCGTCGGCCAGGCCCAGGGCCGTCTCCACCGAGTCGGTCAGACGCTGGCGGATGCCCTCGCGCACCACCAGGCGGTCCACCACCACCTCGATGTCGTGCTTGAGCTTCTTCTCCAGGGTGGGCGGGTCGTCCAGGCGGCGGCTCTCGCCGTCCACGCGCACGCGGGCGAAACCGCGCCCCCGCAGCTCCTCGAACAGCTCGGTGTACTCCCCCTTGCGGCCGCGCACCACCGGGGCCAGCACCTGGAAGCGGGTGCCCTCAGGCAGCTCGCGCACCCGGTCCACGATCTGCTGCGGGGTCTGGGAGGCGATCACCTCGTCGCACACGGGGCAGTGCTGGACGCCCGCACGGGCGTAGAGCAGCCGCAGGTAGTCGTAGACCTCCGTGATGGTACCCACCGTGGAGCGCGGGTTGCGGGAGGTGGACTTCTGGTCGATGGACACCGCCGGGGACAAGCCCTCGATGAAGTCAACGTCCGGCTTGTCCATCTGCCCGAGGAACTGGCGGGCGTAGGAGGACAGGGACTCCACGTACCGGCGCTGCCCCTCAGCGAAGATCGTGTCGAAGGCCAGGGAGGACTTGCCTGAGCCGGACAGTCCGGAGAACACGATCATCTTGCCGCGGGGCAGGTCCAGGTCAACGCCCTTGAGGTTGTGCTCGCGCGCGCCCCGGACGATCAGTGCGTCATTCACCAGGCCGAGTCTAGGGGCAGGCTGCCGGGCCTCAAACAGGTGTTCGAAGAATACCGGGGAGGTGTTCACCACTGCCTGCGCCGGGTTGCTTGGGCCTGAGCCGGGGCTGGGACCG
It encodes:
- the uvrA gene encoding excinuclease ABC subunit UvrA; protein product: MNDALIVRGAREHNLKGVDLDLPRGKMIVFSGLSGSGKSSLAFDTIFAEGQRRYVESLSSYARQFLGQMDKPDVDFIEGLSPAVSIDQKSTSRNPRSTVGTITEVYDYLRLLYARAGVQHCPVCDEVIASQTPQQIVDRVRELPEGTRFQVLAPVVRGRKGEYTELFEELRGRGFARVRVDGESRRLDDPPTLEKKLKHDIEVVVDRLVVREGIRQRLTDSVETALGLADGLVVIEQVDRDPQDPERETRFSEKRACPNQHPLQLDEIEPRTFSFNAPYGACPTCTGLGSRLEVDPELVVPDEELTLAQGAIAPWTTHQDYFTRQLQALGEELGFSVDMPWRALPQRAKDAILRGKDYEVKVKYRNRWGRERVYSSGFEGVLDYVMRKHDETESEWSKERYQGYMREVPCPDCAGARLKPEVLAVRVGDLSIAALCELSILEARDFLGDLRLSGQAAQIAGSVLTEISTRLGFLVDVGLDYLSLARAAGTLSGGEAQRIRLATQIGSGLVGVLYVLDEPSIGLHQRDNARLIETLVRLRDLGNTLIVVEHDEDTLRAADWVVDIGPGAGEKGGEVVYSGDLAGLVACERSFTGDYLAGRREIPVPSTRRRREKGREVTVVGARENNLQDVTVSFPLGLLTAVTGVSGSGKSSLVNSILYQVLANRLNGARGVPGRHKTVKGLEHLDKVVHVDQSPIGRTPRSNPATYTGVWDHVRKIFAAVPESKVRGYGPGRFSFNVKGGRCESCKGDGTLKIEMNFLPDVYVPCEACGGARYNRETLEIRYKDKTVSEVLDMTIAQASDFFAATPIIARHLNTLVEVGLGYVRLGQPATTLSGGEAQRVKLATELQRRSTGRTVYVLDEPTTGLHFEDIRKLLKVLQNLVDKGNTVIVIEHNLDVVANADWVVDMGPEGGKGGGLVVATGTPEQVAAHAASHTGAFLKPVLDKRPA